GGGTCGACCGTGCTGGTGACGCCGATCTCCTCGCCGATGATCTGCTGGGTGCGCACCGCGATCCGCTGGGCCTTCTGGGTGGGGATGGAGAGGGCCTCGTCGTAGCAGGAGAGCGCCAGCGACTGGACCCCGCCGAGCACCGCCGCCAGGGCCTGGATGGCGGCCCGGACGATGTTGTTCTCGGGCTGCTGGGCGGTGAGCGTCGAGCCGCCCGTTTGGGTGTGGGTGCGCAGCATCTGCGACTGCGGCCGCCGCGCCCCGAAGCGGTCGCGCATCAGCTCCGCCCAGAGGCGGCGCAGGGCGCGGTACTTGGCGATCTCTTCGAAGAAGTCGGTGTGGGTGTTGAAGATCCAGGAGAGCCGCGGGGCGAAGTCGTCCACGGCAACGCCCCGGTCGATCGCCGCCTGCACGTAGGCGCAGGCGTTGGCGACGGCGAAGGCCATCTCCTGGGGGGCGGTGCTCCCCGCCTCGCGGATGTGGTAGCCGCTCAGCGAGATCGGGTTGAACCGCACCGCGGTCCGCGAGCAGTAGGCGATCAGGTCGGCGGCGAGCCGCAGCGAGGGCCGGGGCGGGTAGATGTAGGTGCCGCGGGCGACGTACTCCTTGAGCACGTCGTTCTGGGCGGTGCCCATCACCCCCTCGGGGGCGACCCCCTGCTTCTCCGCGGCGACCACGTACATCGCCACCAGCACCGCCGCCGGGGCGTTGATCGTCATCGAGGTGCTGACCCGGTCGAGGGGGATGCCCTCGAAGAGCGCCTCGATGTCGGCCAGCGAGTCGATCGCCACCCCCACCTGGCCGACCTCGCCCGCGCTGAGCGGGTCGTCGCTGTCGAGGCCCATCTGGGTGGGCAGGTCGAAGGCGACGCTCAGCCCCGGCTGGCCGTTGGCGAGCAGGAAGCGGAAGCGGGCGTTGGCGTCCGCCGCGGTGCCGTAGCCGGCGTACTGGCGGATGCTCCAGAGCCGGCCGCGGTACATCGTCGGCTGGATGCCCCGGGTGAACGGATACTCACCGGGGAACCCCTGGTCGTCGACCGGGTCGTCCCCCTCGAGGTGAACCGGGGTGTACAGCGTGTCCACGGGGATGCCGCTGCCGGTCTCGAAGCGCTCGAGCCGCTCGCCGTAGGCCAGGCCCTTCGCCAGCGGGCCCTGCTGCCAGCGCTGCAGCTCGGCGCGGTAGCGCGCCGCGGCGAGATCCGCGGGCTCGTCGGTGGGGCGATCCTGGGCGAGCATGGTCGCCTGAGCATAGCGCTGTTCTCCAGGGGCGGCGCCTGATCGTCCCGGCGCGAGCCCCCCCTTCCGGATCGAGGCACGTGCATCGAGAACCTCGCAGGAGCGATAATTGGTCCATGTTCGACCAGTTCCGGCGGCCGCTCCGGGACCTGCGGGTGTCGGTGACCGACCGCTGCAATTTCCGCTGCACCTACTGCA
This genomic interval from Candidatus Dormiibacterota bacterium contains the following:
- a CDS encoding methylmalonyl-CoA mutase family protein, producing the protein MLAQDRPTDEPADLAAARYRAELQRWQQGPLAKGLAYGERLERFETGSGIPVDTLYTPVHLEGDDPVDDQGFPGEYPFTRGIQPTMYRGRLWSIRQYAGYGTAADANARFRFLLANGQPGLSVAFDLPTQMGLDSDDPLSAGEVGQVGVAIDSLADIEALFEGIPLDRVSTSMTINAPAAVLVAMYVVAAEKQGVAPEGVMGTAQNDVLKEYVARGTYIYPPRPSLRLAADLIAYCSRTAVRFNPISLSGYHIREAGSTAPQEMAFAVANACAYVQAAIDRGVAVDDFAPRLSWIFNTHTDFFEEIAKYRALRRLWAELMRDRFGARRPQSQMLRTHTQTGGSTLTAQQPENNIVRAAIQALAAVLGGVQSLALSCYDEALSIPTQKAQRIAVRTQQIIGEEIGVTSTVDP